A single region of the Dehalococcoidia bacterium genome encodes:
- a CDS encoding ATP-binding protein: MAKITLQTGPGVFETLASVCHSHREAAKQFVENSADAIQQLGTDEGRISIRLQYETANAEPPARTLKSIIVTDNGIGMSQEKMKQVLQHIGDSEKVQLALRGEKGIGILAFSLIAEELHIASTDIDGAPSSCLVLERPWLKRGRAEIREKCSRHEHSERGTAVYLENILPEAMDKLRKDGFKEFLGKEFASDLRQGLYAMSISDNQHSEPVPPQRYRGIKAMSATHALGRLGSVSIELHVLPWEMADATLSLYGRGGTRICLLTDLDDFKIPPWTDRRIEGYVRCDQLKRTASKTSVVQDQIYQAFVSELNRIAPDVRETIDRVSADSRERRFEVVMHKAGKLIDKFLRYREKGLLEDLPYRSLITMPQQKKEPVIVNTDSFKASSERPARPRRPVETRAPHIRLTAPPQERSSSRSWYDPQSSSIYINREHQEFMLAQKEDTRCVRYLFSIWVKESLLQEYGSDAERLADEMVGMLAEAEPLLW, translated from the coding sequence TTGGCCAAAATAACGCTCCAGACCGGACCGGGGGTTTTCGAGACGCTAGCCAGTGTGTGCCACAGTCACCGGGAAGCTGCCAAGCAATTTGTGGAGAACTCGGCCGACGCCATCCAGCAGTTGGGAACCGATGAGGGCCGCATATCAATCCGGCTGCAGTATGAAACCGCAAATGCCGAACCACCCGCCAGAACTCTGAAATCGATCATTGTCACCGATAACGGCATCGGCATGAGCCAGGAAAAAATGAAACAGGTCCTGCAGCATATCGGCGACTCTGAGAAGGTTCAACTGGCACTCAGAGGCGAGAAGGGGATAGGGATACTGGCGTTTTCTTTAATTGCCGAAGAATTACACATTGCCTCCACAGATATCGATGGTGCGCCTTCAAGCTGCCTGGTTCTGGAGCGTCCCTGGCTCAAGAGAGGAAGGGCCGAGATTCGGGAAAAATGCTCGCGCCACGAACATTCGGAAAGGGGGACAGCGGTCTATCTGGAAAATATTCTGCCCGAGGCCATGGATAAGCTGCGCAAGGACGGTTTCAAGGAATTCCTGGGCAAGGAGTTCGCCAGCGATTTGAGGCAAGGCCTCTATGCCATGTCTATCTCCGATAATCAGCACTCCGAGCCGGTTCCTCCCCAGAGATACCGCGGGATCAAGGCGATGTCTGCCACTCATGCTCTGGGCCGCCTCGGGTCGGTATCGATTGAACTCCATGTCCTGCCATGGGAAATGGCCGATGCTACCCTTAGCCTCTACGGACGCGGCGGCACACGAATTTGCCTCCTGACCGATCTCGATGATTTCAAGATTCCTCCCTGGACAGATAGGCGGATCGAGGGGTATGTCCGTTGCGATCAGTTGAAGCGCACTGCTTCCAAAACGTCGGTGGTCCAGGACCAGATATACCAGGCGTTTGTCTCTGAGCTTAATCGGATTGCCCCGGATGTTAGAGAGACCATCGATAGAGTCAGCGCCGATTCTCGTGAGCGGCGCTTTGAAGTGGTGATGCATAAAGCGGGCAAGCTGATCGATAAGTTCCTGCGTTATCGGGAAAAAGGACTGCTGGAAGACTTGCCATACCGATCGCTTATTACCATGCCTCAACAGAAGAAAGAACCGGTGATTGTGAACACGGATTCATTCAAAGCATCCTCTGAAAGGCCTGCCAGACCCAGACGTCCCGTGGAGACCCGTGCTCCTCACATCAGGCTTACTGCCCCTCCACAGGAGAGATCGTCATCTCGCAGTTGGTACGACCCCCAGAGCAGCTCGATTTACATCAACCGGGAGCATCAGGAGTTCATGCTGGCCCAGAAGGAAGATACCCGTTGCGTAAGGTATCTCTTCTCTATCTGGGTTAAGGAGAGCTTGTTGCAGGAATATGGCTCTGATGCGGAACGACTGGCCGATGAGATGGTGGGGATGTTGGCCGAGGCAGAGCCGCTGCTGTGGTAG
- a CDS encoding secondary thiamine-phosphate synthase enzyme YjbQ yields MKSYRKELLFNVRGRRDFINITSQVEECLKESDIRNGLVLVNSMHITSSIFINDDERGLHHDFEEWLEGLAPHEHVGRYRHNRTGEDNADAHLKRQVMGREVVVAVTDGKLDFGPWEQIFYGEFDGGRPKRVLVKIIGE; encoded by the coding sequence ATGAAGAGCTATCGAAAAGAGCTATTGTTCAACGTTCGGGGACGCCGAGATTTCATCAACATCACTTCTCAGGTGGAAGAATGCCTGAAGGAGAGCGACATCAGAAATGGGCTGGTGCTGGTCAATTCGATGCATATCACCTCTTCGATCTTCATCAACGACGATGAGCGCGGCCTCCATCACGATTTCGAGGAGTGGCTGGAGGGACTGGCTCCTCACGAACACGTCGGCCGCTACCGGCACAATCGAACCGGCGAGGATAACGCCGATGCCCATCTGAAGCGCCAGGTCATGGGGCGGGAAGTGGTGGTGGCTGTCACCGATGGGAAACTGGATTTTGGGCCGTGGGAGCAAATCTTCTATGGGGAATTTGATGGCGGACGTCCCAAGAGAGTTCTGGTGAAGATCATCGGCGAGTAA
- the tsaA gene encoding tRNA (N6-threonylcarbamoyladenosine(37)-N6)-methyltransferase TrmO — protein MDTPVNISLKPIGEVSNDIKEKMRHGWGQIQSTLIIRPDLAASLDGLEDFSHLIVLFWMHQATGDAPIKLHPQGREDMPLVGVFASRSPHRPNSIGMTIVRLLERKENTLRVIGLDAIDKTPVLDIKPYLPGDSVPEAQFPEWVAKLHRNEPA, from the coding sequence ATGGACACTCCAGTGAACATATCGCTCAAACCCATCGGGGAAGTCAGCAACGACATCAAGGAAAAGATGCGGCACGGATGGGGGCAGATCCAATCGACCCTCATCATCCGCCCCGATCTCGCCGCCTCTCTGGATGGGCTTGAGGATTTTTCGCACCTGATCGTGCTTTTCTGGATGCACCAGGCCACAGGAGATGCCCCCATCAAACTGCATCCGCAAGGCCGGGAGGATATGCCGCTGGTGGGCGTATTCGCCAGCAGATCTCCACACCGGCCGAACAGCATCGGAATGACGATTGTACGGCTTCTGGAGCGAAAAGAGAATACGCTGAGGGTGATCGGGCTCGACGCCATCGACAAAACCCCGGTGCTGGATATCAAGCCGTATCTCCCCGGCGATTCGGTTCCTGAAGCCCAATTCCCCGAATGGGTGGCCAAGCTCCACAGGAATGAACCGGCGTAA